A genome region from Nitrospira sp. includes the following:
- a CDS encoding AAA family ATPase, translating into MSDHRNPDQPEAGGPQSPRREASASPDPIELIEECLAAFPDGDPRQKLLYKLRHVLTAQSVAQDRRDTELKKLNEVVTKLTAPANRVGLLLEVPAEGVARIVVGGAEYYANIDPRLPVEDLKIGTQILVNEAYTVIKALGYDRNGPVLKVAEVLPDGRIRFEQDMGRQALILQRSSDLLGTDLKPGDEVRIEPTHRIAIEKFENRQARTHLLDEVPSVTWEQIGGQHQAIEAIRKAIEYPLLHADTFTKYEFTQPKGFLLYGPPGCGKTLIGQAAAASLAQLVRESQGQAAADGTSKNPPVTSGAFLHIKGPEILNMWLGESERIVRDLFAKARARRKEGALPFIFIDEAESVLGTRRSMRSFNINNTLVPMFCAEMDGIESLQDVVIILASNRPDLIDPAVLRPGRIDRKIKVARPNRESAVEILAVYLTPSLPLDADLLARTGQDHAAARRAVIEQVVDSLFARTDQNRVLSIRLRNGQNKVLYRGDLVSGAILSSIVQRAKEKAIERVVAQAGAPAGDGIRAQDLLDAVHEEYREGEMLPPDDAAEEWLKLLDHHPEQVVGVSSFRRGRATEERLVNQII; encoded by the coding sequence ATGAGTGACCATCGAAATCCAGATCAGCCAGAGGCAGGCGGGCCACAGTCGCCGCGCCGCGAAGCTTCTGCATCGCCTGATCCGATCGAACTGATAGAAGAATGTCTGGCGGCGTTTCCGGACGGCGATCCGCGCCAGAAGCTGCTGTATAAATTACGACATGTGCTGACGGCCCAGTCGGTCGCGCAGGACCGGCGCGACACGGAGTTGAAGAAACTCAATGAGGTGGTGACCAAATTGACGGCACCGGCCAATCGGGTCGGTCTGCTGCTTGAGGTGCCGGCTGAAGGAGTCGCGCGTATTGTGGTCGGAGGGGCGGAGTATTACGCCAACATCGACCCGCGTCTCCCGGTCGAGGATCTCAAGATCGGCACGCAAATTCTGGTGAATGAAGCCTATACGGTGATCAAGGCCCTGGGGTACGACCGCAACGGGCCGGTGCTGAAGGTGGCCGAGGTGTTGCCGGACGGACGCATTCGTTTTGAGCAGGATATGGGCCGGCAGGCGTTGATTCTGCAGCGGTCCAGTGATTTGCTGGGGACTGATCTCAAACCAGGCGATGAAGTTCGTATCGAGCCGACACATCGGATCGCCATCGAAAAGTTTGAAAATCGCCAGGCGAGGACACACCTCCTTGACGAAGTGCCCAGCGTGACGTGGGAGCAAATCGGCGGGCAGCATCAGGCGATCGAAGCCATCCGGAAAGCCATCGAATATCCTCTGCTCCATGCCGATACGTTTACGAAGTATGAATTTACGCAGCCGAAGGGGTTTCTGCTCTATGGACCGCCGGGCTGCGGCAAAACCTTGATCGGTCAGGCGGCAGCCGCCAGCCTGGCCCAGCTCGTCCGGGAGTCGCAGGGGCAGGCTGCTGCGGACGGCACGTCGAAGAATCCCCCGGTGACTAGCGGCGCCTTCCTGCACATCAAGGGGCCGGAGATTCTGAACATGTGGCTGGGCGAGTCCGAGCGGATCGTCCGAGACCTCTTCGCCAAGGCCCGCGCTAGACGGAAAGAGGGGGCGCTGCCGTTTATTTTCATCGATGAAGCCGAATCCGTGTTGGGGACCAGGCGGTCGATGCGGTCGTTCAATATCAACAATACGTTGGTGCCGATGTTTTGCGCCGAGATGGACGGGATTGAGTCGCTGCAGGATGTGGTGATCATTCTGGCGTCCAACCGGCCCGATTTGATCGATCCGGCGGTGCTCCGGCCCGGACGAATCGATCGAAAAATCAAGGTTGCGCGCCCGAATCGGGAGTCGGCGGTAGAGATTCTTGCGGTGTATCTCACGCCGTCGCTGCCCCTCGATGCTGACCTGCTGGCGCGGACCGGGCAGGACCATGCAGCCGCCCGCCGTGCGGTGATCGAGCAGGTCGTCGACAGCCTGTTCGCACGGACGGATCAGAATCGCGTGTTGTCGATTCGCCTTCGGAATGGGCAGAACAAGGTACTGTATCGCGGAGATCTCGTCAGTGGCGCAATTCTCTCCTCGATCGTCCAGCGGGCGAAGGAGAAGGCGATCGAGCGGGTGGTCGCACAAGCCGGCGCGCCTGCCGGCGATGGGATCCGCGCGCAAGATCTGCTCGATGCGGTGCATGAAGAATATCGCGAAGGGGAAATGTTGCCGCCGGACGATGCCGCCGAAGAATGGCTCAAACTCCTGGATCACCATCCCGAACAGGTTGTGGGTGTGTCGTCCTTCCGCCGTGGGCGGGCGACGGAAGAGCGATTGGTCAACCAGATCATCTGA
- a CDS encoding OmpA family protein encodes MQKSSTVSINAGPVSPTIIGPDKERKDVYILAGLVFFLAVVVSAFWYYSQADEAAHSNPSADALNSAQVAQALNHSTDHTSISATISPTYVDNAPVASRSTDILHDDIHFEIGRKGLNDDGKAALQRHAEFLKNERDWGILLQGYTDQQGSMSFNKILGMKRAETIKQQLITLGVPESSIRTVSLGEEGALCIDNSDVCRQMNRRVHLEMRRIGQEHMVIPAAATEAMTDPLSSDMDLSTDTEQSSQSLPPSSAEREEGTEELTDGN; translated from the coding sequence ATGCAGAAATCATCCACAGTCAGCATCAACGCAGGACCAGTGTCTCCCACCATTATCGGCCCGGATAAGGAGAGGAAAGATGTCTACATCCTGGCTGGACTGGTTTTCTTCCTGGCCGTCGTCGTCTCCGCATTTTGGTACTACTCCCAGGCGGACGAGGCGGCCCATAGCAACCCCTCAGCAGACGCCCTCAATAGCGCTCAGGTGGCGCAAGCTCTCAACCATTCCACGGACCACACATCGATTTCCGCCACGATCTCACCGACGTATGTGGACAACGCCCCGGTGGCGAGCAGAAGTACCGATATCCTGCACGACGATATTCACTTTGAAATCGGCCGCAAGGGCTTGAACGATGACGGCAAGGCCGCGCTGCAGCGCCACGCGGAGTTTCTCAAGAACGAGCGGGATTGGGGCATCCTGCTCCAAGGGTATACCGACCAGCAGGGGTCGATGAGCTTCAACAAAATCCTGGGCATGAAGCGCGCTGAGACCATCAAACAGCAATTGATCACGCTGGGAGTGCCAGAGTCGTCTATCCGCACCGTCAGCCTGGGTGAGGAGGGCGCCCTCTGCATCGATAACAGCGACGTCTGCCGACAGATGAATCGGCGGGTGCACTTGGAGATGCGAAGGATCGGCCAGGAACACATGGTGATTCCTGCCGCCGCCACTGAAGCGATGACCGATCCGCTCTCCAGCGACATGGACCTCTCGACCGACACCGAGCAGAGCAGCCAGAGCCTGCCCCCCTCGAGCGCCGAGCGGGAGGAAGGCACAGAAGAGTTAACTGACGGAAACTAA
- a CDS encoding tetratricopeptide repeat protein yields the protein MFLHHAAKGGWPLILTAALLIHPAWAGAQEAPSEIPAPEPIREEPLPPESLAQPVLPTPIPAPAPLSLLETLTQARHSLHFEPDAQEPRLTLGRALFQLGDTDGAIDEYRTALRFHPTVAQAHLDLGTALMAKQDWRTAMTELQEAVRLDPTLVQAHYSMGTIHYTRGNVQSAIKAYQEALRLKADFAEAHYRLGLVLKVAGRDKEAAQELEAAALAGLAKAQYFLGNAYRSGQGVEKSQIMAITWWARAFEQNLPEAAQALTQLRRLAAVKGTLQTKQSKAAAEAFKNYCDQLWLDFPDLDRAQATETVGTTLLKQGRTGEALPVLLREAYALNDISHAALIQLYEQGLDGQLPPHGQWILSYLESTATDGAMASRIALARIYAKGLGLAPDLAKAKSYLKGLPREEAKRILDEITPETPKP from the coding sequence ATGTTTTTGCACCACGCCGCCAAGGGAGGGTGGCCTTTGATCCTGACTGCGGCTTTGCTCATCCATCCGGCTTGGGCCGGCGCGCAAGAAGCTCCTTCCGAGATCCCAGCACCGGAACCCATTCGAGAAGAACCGCTGCCTCCAGAATCCCTCGCGCAGCCGGTATTGCCGACGCCCATTCCGGCGCCTGCGCCCCTCAGCCTATTGGAAACCCTGACCCAGGCTCGCCATTCCTTGCACTTCGAACCCGATGCCCAGGAACCACGCCTCACACTCGGCCGAGCGCTCTTCCAACTGGGCGACACCGATGGCGCCATCGACGAATACCGGACCGCCCTGCGGTTCCACCCGACCGTGGCGCAGGCCCATCTCGATTTGGGCACCGCACTCATGGCCAAGCAAGACTGGCGCACCGCCATGACGGAGCTTCAGGAAGCCGTTCGCCTGGATCCGACCCTCGTGCAGGCGCATTACAGCATGGGGACGATTCATTACACCCGCGGAAATGTGCAATCGGCTATTAAGGCCTATCAGGAAGCCCTCCGGCTCAAAGCGGACTTTGCCGAAGCCCATTATCGCCTCGGGCTGGTCTTGAAAGTGGCGGGACGTGATAAGGAGGCGGCGCAGGAGCTGGAAGCCGCCGCCCTGGCAGGGTTAGCCAAGGCTCAATATTTTCTCGGGAACGCCTATCGCTCAGGCCAGGGGGTAGAGAAAAGCCAGATCATGGCCATCACCTGGTGGGCGCGGGCCTTCGAGCAAAATTTGCCGGAGGCGGCCCAAGCACTGACCCAACTCAGGCGATTGGCGGCGGTGAAGGGCACCCTGCAGACGAAACAGTCTAAGGCTGCGGCAGAGGCCTTCAAGAATTATTGCGACCAGCTGTGGCTGGACTTCCCCGATCTCGACCGCGCTCAAGCCACGGAAACCGTCGGGACAACCTTGCTCAAGCAAGGTCGCACCGGCGAGGCCCTTCCGGTGCTGTTACGGGAAGCCTATGCGCTCAACGATATCTCACACGCAGCACTGATCCAGCTCTATGAGCAGGGCCTCGACGGCCAGCTCCCTCCCCACGGCCAGTGGATCCTCAGTTACCTGGAATCCACGGCAACCGATGGCGCCATGGCGTCTCGCATAGCCCTGGCACGCATCTACGCCAAAGGTCTCGGCCTGGCGCCGGACCTCGCGAAGGCCAAAAGCTACCTGAAGGGCTTGCCGCGGGAAGAGGCCAAACGTATTCTCGACGAAATCACCCCCGAGACTCCGAAACCGTAG
- a CDS encoding trypsin-like peptidase domain-containing protein: MGLRGALREKWRGTGMRLGVVAALAMAVSSPAWLPAAEGTNRHLIAQSAAPTELSPEEQATIAVFERATRSVVFIANTAMQRDPWSFNLFEVPQGSGTGFVWNRQGHIVTNFHVIYGADAITVTLADRTEFKAKVIGADPDHDLAVLQVQAPEAALQPVIIGNSQSLRVGQKVLAIGNPFGLDHTLTTGVVSALGRTIKSMSNRTIEGVIQTDAAINPGNSGGPLLDSGGRLIGVNTQIMSPSGAFAGIGFAVPVDTVSRIVPELIKHGKLIRPGLGISLVPDAMARRWGVKGVIIGKVGRGSIAERIGLHGARETAGGRIELGDIIVAVDQQPVETIDDLMDLMERHKVGDEVTIEYVRGKRRVQVVVPLQAVN; encoded by the coding sequence ATGGGTCTGCGCGGAGCGCTCCGGGAGAAGTGGCGTGGTACAGGGATGAGGCTGGGTGTGGTGGCGGCGCTGGCGATGGCTGTGTCATCACCGGCCTGGCTTCCGGCCGCGGAAGGCACGAACAGGCACCTGATTGCGCAATCTGCCGCCCCGACCGAGCTCAGTCCAGAGGAGCAGGCGACCATCGCCGTCTTCGAGCGCGCCACGCGGTCGGTGGTGTTCATTGCGAACACGGCGATGCAGCGCGATCCCTGGTCGTTCAACCTGTTTGAAGTGCCCCAAGGTTCCGGCACAGGCTTCGTGTGGAACCGGCAGGGCCACATCGTCACCAATTTCCATGTCATCTATGGCGCGGATGCAATCACGGTGACGTTGGCGGATCGCACGGAATTCAAAGCGAAGGTCATCGGCGCCGATCCCGATCACGACCTTGCGGTGTTGCAGGTTCAGGCTCCGGAAGCGGCGCTCCAGCCGGTCATCATCGGCAATTCCCAGTCGCTGCGTGTCGGGCAAAAGGTGTTGGCCATCGGCAATCCCTTCGGGCTCGATCACACGCTGACCACTGGTGTCGTGAGCGCGCTCGGCCGTACCATTAAGTCGATGAGCAACCGGACGATCGAAGGCGTGATTCAAACGGATGCGGCGATCAACCCGGGCAATTCCGGGGGGCCATTGCTGGACAGCGGTGGCCGGTTGATCGGCGTGAATACCCAGATCATGAGCCCGAGCGGTGCGTTCGCCGGCATCGGGTTCGCCGTGCCGGTCGATACGGTGAGCCGGATCGTGCCGGAATTGATCAAGCATGGAAAGCTGATCCGGCCAGGCTTGGGGATCTCATTAGTGCCGGATGCCATGGCCCGGCGCTGGGGTGTTAAAGGCGTGATCATCGGAAAGGTCGGCCGGGGGAGTATCGCCGAACGGATCGGTCTGCACGGGGCGCGTGAGACGGCCGGAGGCCGGATCGAACTGGGCGATATTATCGTGGCGGTGGACCAGCAGCCGGTGGAGACGATCGACGATTTGATGGATCTGATGGAACGGCACAAAGTCGGCGACGAGGTGACAATCGAATACGTCCGTGGCAAACGGCGGGTACAAGTGGTTGTCCCGCTGCAGGCGGTCAATTGA
- a CDS encoding HIT family protein: protein MNSEPCKACVGTWPDRDRFIADCGLTQAYLHDDQFFPGWTVLVLKRHATELFHLSRDERSRLIEEVSEVAAVLAHTWQAVKINYELLGNQLPHIHWHLIPRRPDDPAPLEPVWRIAHEPVRLEPDALASHIDRLRSIWPLHPNQAGGNP, encoded by the coding sequence ATGAACAGCGAGCCGTGCAAAGCCTGTGTCGGAACCTGGCCCGATCGGGACCGGTTCATAGCCGATTGTGGACTGACCCAGGCCTATCTGCACGACGACCAATTCTTCCCCGGCTGGACCGTGCTGGTACTGAAACGTCATGCGACTGAACTCTTCCACCTTTCTCGCGACGAACGCAGCCGGCTCATCGAAGAAGTGTCCGAGGTCGCTGCGGTGCTCGCACACACGTGGCAGGCCGTGAAGATCAACTATGAATTGCTCGGCAACCAGCTTCCCCACATCCATTGGCATCTGATTCCGCGCCGACCTGACGATCCGGCCCCCCTGGAACCGGTGTGGCGTATTGCGCATGAACCGGTTCGACTTGAACCGGACGCACTCGCGTCACACATCGACCGCCTCAGAAGCATCTGGCCGCTTCATCCGAACCAGGCCGGCGGAAACCCCTGA
- a CDS encoding class I SAM-dependent methyltransferase, translating into MSTPPLVHWTEADQPCAARWRSEWGAPPPTRVTIADDSMTADAAHRLACEGTALLWRGDFQNARQLLNAMARRADRHPPKPGTSPAESFHFHRQTQSRRARILGMLLVALEDDYDIRLRRAPDLRLACTEAYGPYEEPALVALRELLGLVGAHEWRKNGVIVPALGDHIHPHYGVFAPIRSEYVDLVAHTPLPSCARAFDIGTGTGVLAAVLARRDVSHIVATDQDPRALACARENLLRLELADRVEVVQADLFPEGKAPLVVCNPPWVPARPTSPIEQAIYDPDSRMLSGFLNGLAAHLEPEGEGWLLLSDLAEHLELRTRAELLAMFDQAGLVVIGKTDIRPHHPRASDQADPLRAARAAELTSLWRLESR; encoded by the coding sequence ATGAGCACGCCACCACTGGTGCATTGGACCGAGGCCGATCAGCCCTGCGCTGCGCGCTGGCGCTCGGAATGGGGCGCCCCACCACCTACACGCGTGACCATTGCCGACGACAGCATGACCGCCGATGCTGCGCACCGCCTGGCCTGCGAAGGAACCGCGCTACTCTGGCGAGGCGATTTCCAGAATGCCCGGCAGTTACTCAACGCCATGGCCCGGCGTGCCGACCGCCATCCCCCCAAGCCCGGCACCTCGCCGGCGGAGTCCTTCCATTTTCATCGACAGACTCAGTCCCGCCGGGCGCGTATCCTCGGCATGCTTCTCGTGGCCCTTGAAGACGACTACGACATTCGTCTCCGCCGCGCCCCCGATCTTCGACTCGCCTGCACGGAAGCGTATGGCCCCTATGAAGAGCCCGCACTGGTTGCACTCCGCGAACTGCTGGGACTGGTCGGCGCGCACGAATGGCGCAAGAATGGGGTGATTGTCCCTGCGCTCGGTGACCACATCCACCCCCACTATGGCGTGTTCGCTCCGATTCGCAGCGAGTATGTGGACCTGGTGGCCCACACGCCACTGCCGTCCTGCGCACGTGCCTTCGACATCGGCACCGGCACCGGCGTGCTTGCCGCAGTCTTAGCCCGCCGCGATGTCTCACACATTGTGGCAACCGACCAGGACCCTCGCGCCCTGGCCTGCGCCCGAGAGAACCTACTGCGGTTGGAGCTCGCCGATCGGGTGGAGGTAGTGCAGGCGGATCTCTTTCCCGAAGGCAAGGCGCCACTCGTGGTCTGCAATCCGCCGTGGGTCCCGGCACGGCCGACGTCCCCGATCGAACAGGCGATCTACGATCCGGACAGTCGCATGTTATCCGGGTTCCTGAACGGTCTGGCGGCACACCTGGAACCGGAGGGAGAAGGCTGGCTCCTGCTCTCCGACCTGGCCGAACATTTGGAGCTTCGAACCAGAGCGGAGTTGCTCGCGATGTTCGATCAGGCCGGGCTCGTTGTCATCGGCAAGACCGATATCCGTCCGCATCATCCTCGAGCGTCCGACCAGGCTGATCCACTCCGCGCCGCCCGTGCGGCTGAACTCACATCGCTGTGGCGGCTGGAAAGCCGATAA
- a CDS encoding sigma 54-interacting transcriptional regulator: MQIAARLFVRNVWLQAVVIALASVALSEVLWTPAPVTYSALEWAPYDTWMRLRSQPAPDSPLLLVTRDRASEQQFGTGVWDRSLPARLITAVHDAGAAAIGLDVPLDLPSPPNLGGAVSDALLMEAVSPAGTVSYPALPTAPADQETALSAMTAHGLLSGRSAIQPVLDPDRIARRAELFHENGTDVRPALGLSLAATFWQIPLDQVERRSGQLRVQHARWPNGTTDSLTIPLDRQGRLLLNFAGRQGLTAFPGITVLELSRLLDRKDNDALSTLINGKVVFLLTQPQPQPERPLPSGDDASDMVLQAHLLHTLLTRNWIHELAPIEQLLLTVALCLAIAWMVLRWTDWKGLLLGIGSLLFYLAVGLLSLTKAQWVLPFVIPVTAAVTVLVTTSLLGQIVATRRLALLEQDMLQVQQHLVSIREALIYRETAVESLEEDLESARAGMSHSAFREAESTKLAAELQLKIAEAHAQEEATRQRMDELERQLQNLRAATISSAPLGNAEQETLRRECAQVGIVTRAPAILTMFRDLKKGARSTVTVLITGEPGTGKELFARAVHRLSPRSARPFIAVNMAAISPELFESELFGHVRGSFTGALTDRKGYFELAHHGTVFLDEIGDLRLDHQSKLLRVLQDRTFYRVGATSPTTVDVRIVAATNKDLQRGVSEGWFREDLYFRLKGLVLHLPPLRERPGDIPALADACLQEAATQPAHANIRLSEEALAALQRQTWNGNVRELRQSLEQAIALSDGPIITAADLRLSETPSPVIVATGAKPLLPDPAGDIAVLDQLRQHRFDMQATAKALGWDRSTVTQRLKGLCFQALVESGRDQAKAAAALAGDPSLLRTVELKLTDYYGHLMDTIEPFPTAEDALLDCKRRFKNLPDRHFKSVEALVRQHFQ, encoded by the coding sequence ATGCAAATAGCCGCTCGCCTGTTCGTCAGGAATGTCTGGCTGCAAGCCGTCGTCATCGCACTGGCGTCAGTGGCCCTCAGCGAGGTCTTATGGACACCGGCACCGGTGACCTATAGCGCGCTGGAATGGGCGCCCTACGACACCTGGATGCGGCTCCGCTCGCAACCGGCTCCGGACTCGCCCTTACTGCTGGTCACGAGAGATCGGGCGAGTGAACAACAATTTGGCACCGGGGTTTGGGATCGTAGCCTCCCCGCAAGGCTTATCACAGCCGTGCACGATGCGGGAGCGGCGGCGATCGGGCTCGATGTTCCACTCGACCTCCCAAGCCCGCCCAACCTCGGCGGCGCCGTCAGTGACGCCTTGCTGATGGAAGCCGTGTCCCCCGCCGGAACCGTCTCCTACCCCGCCTTGCCGACTGCTCCCGCCGATCAGGAGACAGCACTCTCCGCGATGACTGCGCACGGCCTTCTGTCGGGCCGAAGCGCCATACAGCCGGTCCTCGACCCCGATCGTATTGCGCGCCGGGCTGAGCTCTTTCACGAAAACGGAACAGACGTACGCCCGGCCCTGGGCCTCTCCTTGGCTGCGACATTCTGGCAGATACCGTTGGACCAAGTGGAACGACGCTCCGGGCAGCTCCGGGTGCAACACGCCAGATGGCCGAACGGTACGACGGATTCCCTGACGATCCCGCTCGACCGCCAGGGCCGCCTCCTGCTCAATTTCGCCGGACGACAGGGCCTCACAGCGTTCCCCGGCATCACGGTGTTGGAACTGTCCCGCCTCCTCGACCGGAAGGACAATGACGCGCTCAGCACGCTGATCAACGGCAAAGTCGTCTTCTTGCTCACCCAACCGCAGCCGCAACCGGAACGGCCACTCCCTTCAGGCGACGACGCGTCGGACATGGTCCTCCAGGCGCACCTGCTCCATACGCTGCTCACCCGAAACTGGATTCATGAGCTCGCGCCGATCGAGCAACTCCTCTTGACCGTTGCCCTCTGTCTCGCTATCGCCTGGATGGTCCTCCGGTGGACGGATTGGAAGGGATTGCTCCTGGGCATCGGAAGCCTCCTGTTCTATCTGGCCGTCGGTCTGCTCTCGCTCACCAAGGCCCAGTGGGTACTGCCGTTTGTGATTCCCGTCACGGCAGCCGTCACCGTCCTCGTGACGACCAGCCTACTGGGACAGATCGTGGCAACCCGACGCCTGGCCCTGCTGGAGCAGGACATGCTGCAGGTTCAGCAACACCTGGTTTCGATTCGCGAAGCCCTGATCTACCGAGAGACGGCCGTGGAATCCCTGGAAGAAGACCTCGAATCGGCCCGCGCCGGCATGTCCCACTCAGCCTTCAGGGAAGCCGAGTCGACCAAACTCGCCGCCGAGCTTCAGCTCAAAATCGCCGAGGCCCACGCGCAGGAGGAAGCGACGCGGCAGCGCATGGACGAGCTCGAACGGCAGCTGCAGAACCTGCGGGCCGCAACAATCAGCTCAGCGCCCCTGGGAAATGCCGAGCAGGAAACACTCCGCCGGGAATGCGCGCAGGTGGGCATCGTCACCAGAGCCCCTGCCATCCTGACCATGTTTCGCGATCTCAAGAAAGGCGCCCGTTCCACCGTCACCGTTCTGATCACCGGTGAGCCGGGAACCGGCAAAGAGCTGTTTGCGCGCGCGGTGCACCGCCTGAGCCCGCGATCGGCTAGACCCTTCATCGCGGTGAACATGGCGGCAATCTCTCCGGAGCTCTTCGAAAGCGAGCTCTTCGGCCACGTGCGCGGCAGCTTCACCGGGGCGCTCACGGATCGCAAAGGCTATTTCGAACTGGCGCATCACGGCACCGTCTTCCTGGACGAAATCGGCGACCTTCGTCTCGACCATCAAAGTAAACTGTTACGGGTGCTCCAAGACCGGACCTTCTATCGCGTCGGGGCGACGAGTCCCACCACCGTCGATGTCCGAATCGTCGCGGCGACCAACAAAGATCTTCAGCGTGGCGTATCCGAAGGCTGGTTTCGCGAGGACCTGTATTTTCGACTCAAAGGTCTCGTTCTGCACCTGCCGCCGCTGCGAGAGCGGCCCGGCGATATTCCGGCCCTCGCAGACGCCTGCCTGCAGGAAGCCGCAACGCAGCCGGCCCATGCGAATATCCGGCTCTCGGAAGAAGCGCTGGCGGCGCTGCAAAGACAGACATGGAACGGCAATGTGCGAGAGTTGCGCCAATCTCTCGAACAAGCCATCGCACTCTCGGATGGCCCGATCATCACCGCCGCCGACCTCCGCCTCTCGGAAACGCCTTCTCCAGTCATCGTCGCAACCGGAGCCAAACCGCTCCTCCCCGATCCGGCCGGTGACATCGCCGTGCTGGACCAGTTGCGCCAACACCGGTTCGATATGCAGGCGACGGCCAAGGCGCTGGGATGGGATCGCAGCACCGTCACACAACGACTGAAGGGCCTCTGTTTTCAAGCACTCGTAGAATCGGGAAGAGATCAGGCAAAAGCCGCGGCCGCCCTGGCAGGAGACCCATCCTTACTCCGTACGGTCGAATTGAAACTCACGGACTACTATGGCCACTTGATGGACACGATCGAACCCTTTCCCACGGCGGAAGATGCTCTGCTCGATTGTAAACGGCGTTTCAAAAACCTTCCCGATCGGCACTTCAAGTCCGTTGAAGCCCTGGTTCGACAACATTTTCAGTAG
- a CDS encoding secondary thiamine-phosphate synthase enzyme YjbQ, producing MTVRSVAMQVKMPGDCRVENITGQVQEALKETRLRAGILTLFIKHTTASVLIIEDELGIRADTKALWERLIPADPGWQHNVRNAGEDNGHSHLRGQLQGQSLTIPFNDGAMTLGTWQQIVVLDFDTRARTRDLVLQVIGE from the coding sequence ATGACGGTGAGAAGTGTTGCGATGCAGGTGAAGATGCCGGGCGATTGCCGGGTGGAGAATATTACCGGGCAGGTCCAGGAGGCGTTGAAAGAAACACGCTTACGTGCCGGAATTCTCACGCTCTTTATCAAGCACACGACGGCCTCCGTGTTGATCATCGAGGATGAGCTGGGCATCCGTGCCGACACGAAAGCGCTGTGGGAACGATTGATTCCTGCTGATCCGGGCTGGCAACACAATGTCCGCAACGCAGGAGAGGATAACGGCCACAGCCATCTGCGCGGTCAACTGCAGGGGCAGTCGCTCACCATTCCTTTCAATGATGGGGCGATGACGCTGGGCACCTGGCAGCAGATCGTCGTGCTGGATTTCGATACACGCGCGCGAACGAGGGACTTGGTGCTGCAGGTCATTGGTGAATAG